A part of Paenibacillus sp. sptzw28 genomic DNA contains:
- a CDS encoding heparinase II/III family protein: MIKFGVAPSSAVIYEYDFAEDWRHWECIALDIQIPDGRPIELEIKVYPLVIGRPEYIESATAVVSVAGEGWRTVEVSFEQFDYLQMTGAFWRFIHKAELSVRSLGEDKGTCRTGEEVLIDRIRLKKQGRIGLGAGLQSKSASPGETVRYELFVSNETQELQAVTLSHQQYGFESMRAELEPRHLLLGSGETGRAWLTVEMHEGIAPGGFETHQVLAVPGGDSSFAKKLKLITVRSLPHPYIIHTESGWEGVRRNIQTYEWAQNGLEKYIKKAEEWIVPQSHGAGAPHAFELHERFNLHAAAVAWKLTGRNEFLGKAVLLLRRFADPQTGYPGTSAPIFGILSSREEAQRSCPTAVKVCGGGLIHEGEFMLDVASCYDLLYNEDCWTESDRNMIEMAFRLFIDKIDWAITDGDTNNIPSGAMIGALLCSLAIGDMHWIRRFISGPGGFMDMIATGIMDDGWYFEGASNYVVLFADMFTRAVHACAPWGINLKDMQVPPSYNRNAMLSPWSFPREKPFLGMSFEKYGPVNRNYRSVRDVWDAMLPFIDYRGILFAANDSTEKDMVGWYDLAYHVWREPKYAEVLRHADRRDLIYGIGELPEQTGIPSYSKSADAPNVGLTVLRSQTAGRTDAQQIQAVIKYGSHGGYHGHFDRTGLLSLMRHGRHTYSPLASWYSYFPFMFKMWVQTSMAHNMVVVDGRMQEPAPSGKLLFHSGSMMQACAVETTARWSDPPYGGQTPYPERFPEERCLIEGRDMPNPEEPRQQGDIGTYSEPVLQRRLLIVTDDYAIVADYLRGGEMHEFDCLYHFQGYEGIRARELKYVGHTGQFNPDPYNAGQFITDCDWYECESPALIRFSHEYDRDRDDRDGRHLLYNENGRMNVEMHALWPPKQEIVTGWYAEADAVNKRVSYQVSGDGLTLAEGRFGAWILGIRHINVPLEGVQELMLIAEVERAVKKTLFWGDAFITTENGRRIHLSELPVRYENVDPGHGIGIDYYGGPVHLEGEPYEQAVPFEPEDRSLPAKAWIDLSGIGAVKFEAVIGGDYPLGIDPARRKTISFRTRGKEARFLSMLEPHEGDSRIDSAEALSAGEIIILLKDGRKQQVTFTGLDGDGSQIAIGLKEYKGVELIREETAGGQ; encoded by the coding sequence ATGATAAAGTTCGGTGTCGCTCCATCTTCCGCAGTCATTTACGAATATGATTTTGCGGAAGATTGGAGGCATTGGGAATGCATCGCACTTGATATCCAAATCCCGGATGGCCGGCCAATAGAGCTCGAAATAAAAGTATATCCCCTTGTCATAGGCAGGCCCGAGTATATCGAAAGTGCCACTGCCGTCGTGTCCGTTGCGGGAGAGGGCTGGAGGACTGTCGAGGTGTCTTTCGAACAGTTCGATTATTTGCAGATGACCGGGGCGTTCTGGCGTTTCATTCATAAGGCCGAGCTGAGTGTGCGTTCGCTGGGTGAAGATAAAGGTACATGCAGAACCGGAGAAGAGGTGCTTATCGACCGAATTCGTTTGAAGAAGCAAGGACGGATCGGCCTAGGGGCCGGGCTGCAGTCGAAATCGGCAAGTCCCGGGGAGACCGTCCGGTATGAGTTGTTTGTATCGAATGAAACGCAGGAGCTTCAAGCCGTTACTCTTAGTCATCAGCAGTATGGCTTTGAATCCATGAGAGCCGAGCTTGAGCCGAGGCATCTGCTGCTTGGCTCCGGCGAAACAGGCCGGGCGTGGCTAACCGTAGAGATGCATGAGGGGATCGCGCCCGGTGGCTTCGAAACGCATCAGGTGTTGGCCGTTCCCGGCGGGGATTCCAGCTTCGCTAAGAAACTGAAGCTGATTACGGTCAGAAGCCTTCCTCACCCGTATATCATCCATACCGAATCCGGATGGGAAGGTGTCAGGAGAAATATTCAAACATATGAATGGGCGCAAAACGGGCTTGAGAAATATATTAAGAAAGCCGAGGAGTGGATTGTTCCGCAGTCGCACGGTGCAGGGGCTCCTCATGCTTTCGAGCTGCACGAGCGGTTCAATCTGCATGCGGCGGCGGTCGCGTGGAAGCTGACAGGCCGGAATGAGTTTCTGGGCAAGGCGGTACTGCTGCTGCGCCGCTTTGCAGATCCGCAGACCGGTTATCCCGGCACGTCGGCGCCGATATTCGGAATTCTATCCTCCCGCGAAGAAGCGCAGAGAAGCTGTCCCACGGCTGTCAAGGTATGCGGCGGCGGACTGATTCATGAAGGCGAATTTATGCTTGATGTCGCATCGTGCTACGATTTGCTGTATAACGAAGACTGCTGGACGGAAAGCGATCGCAACATGATTGAAATGGCTTTCAGGCTGTTTATTGATAAAATAGACTGGGCGATTACCGACGGAGATACGAACAATATCCCGTCCGGCGCCATGATAGGCGCCCTTCTGTGCAGCTTGGCGATCGGGGATATGCACTGGATTCGCCGGTTCATTAGCGGCCCGGGCGGTTTTATGGATATGATCGCAACGGGGATCATGGACGACGGCTGGTATTTCGAGGGAGCTTCCAACTATGTGGTGCTGTTCGCGGACATGTTCACGCGCGCGGTTCATGCATGCGCGCCGTGGGGCATTAATTTGAAGGATATGCAGGTGCCGCCGTCGTACAACAGAAACGCGATGCTCTCCCCATGGTCGTTCCCGCGTGAAAAGCCGTTTCTTGGCATGTCTTTCGAGAAATATGGCCCCGTCAACCGCAATTACCGTTCGGTCCGCGACGTGTGGGATGCAATGCTGCCGTTTATCGATTACCGAGGCATTCTGTTTGCGGCCAACGATTCCACCGAGAAGGATATGGTCGGATGGTACGATTTGGCTTACCACGTCTGGCGCGAGCCGAAATATGCCGAGGTGCTCAGGCACGCCGACCGGCGCGATTTGATCTACGGAATCGGGGAGCTTCCCGAACAAACCGGTATCCCCTCGTATTCCAAATCGGCGGATGCTCCCAATGTCGGGCTTACCGTGCTTCGTTCGCAGACGGCGGGAAGAACCGATGCGCAGCAAATTCAAGCAGTTATCAAATACGGCTCGCACGGCGGATATCACGGACATTTCGACCGCACAGGCCTGTTGTCGCTAATGCGCCACGGCAGGCATACCTACAGCCCGCTTGCTTCGTGGTACAGCTATTTTCCTTTCATGTTCAAAATGTGGGTCCAAACCTCCATGGCTCACAATATGGTTGTCGTGGATGGCCGGATGCAGGAGCCGGCGCCCTCCGGAAAGCTGTTATTTCACAGCGGTTCAATGATGCAAGCTTGTGCTGTAGAAACGACGGCCCGCTGGAGCGATCCGCCTTATGGCGGGCAGACCCCGTATCCGGAGCGGTTTCCGGAGGAAAGGTGTCTGATCGAAGGCAGAGATATGCCCAACCCTGAGGAGCCAAGGCAGCAGGGTGACATCGGTACGTATTCCGAGCCTGTCCTGCAGCGCCGTCTATTAATTGTGACGGATGATTATGCGATCGTTGCCGATTACCTTCGCGGCGGGGAAATGCACGAATTCGACTGCCTTTATCATTTTCAAGGCTATGAAGGAATCCGTGCAAGAGAGCTGAAGTATGTCGGGCATACCGGTCAATTCAACCCCGATCCGTACAATGCCGGGCAGTTTATTACCGACTGCGACTGGTATGAGTGCGAGTCGCCGGCATTAATCCGGTTCTCCCATGAATACGACAGAGATCGGGATGACCGGGACGGACGGCATTTGCTGTATAACGAGAACGGCCGCATGAATGTGGAGATGCATGCGCTATGGCCTCCTAAGCAGGAGATCGTGACCGGCTGGTATGCGGAAGCGGATGCGGTGAACAAACGGGTCTCTTATCAGGTGTCGGGTGACGGCCTAACTTTGGCGGAAGGAAGGTTCGGTGCTTGGATTCTTGGAATTCGGCATATTAATGTTCCGCTTGAAGGCGTTCAGGAGCTTATGCTTATTGCTGAGGTTGAGCGTGCGGTTAAGAAAACGTTGTTCTGGGGCGACGCATTCATCACCACGGAGAACGGGAGGCGGATTCATCTTTCCGAGCTGCCGGTTCGTTATGAAAATGTCGATCCCGGCCACGGCATCGGCATCGATTATTACGGAGGGCCGGTTCATCTGGAGGGTGAACCGTACGAACAGGCAGTACCTTTCGAGCCGGAGGACCGTTCCCTTCCTGCCAAAGCATGGATCGACCTGTCCGGCATCGGGGCCGTGAAATTTGAAGCTGTCATCGGCGGAGATTATCCGCTCGGCATTGATCCGGCACGCCGCAAAACGATCAGCTTCCGCACTCGCGGCAAGGAAGCCCGGTTCCTGAGCATGCTTGAACCTCATGAAGGCGATTCGAGGATCGATTCGGCCGAGGCATTGTCTGCGGGAGAGATAATAATCCTGCTTAAAGACGGGCGGAAGCAGCAGGTGACCTTTACCGGCCTGGATGGGGACGGCAGTCAAATTGCAATTGGTCTTAAGGAATATAAAGGCGTAGAGCTGATCAGGGAAGAGACGGCGGGAGGGCAATAA
- a CDS encoding extracellular solute-binding protein: MKRQLKRLSMLFVVTAMMVTVFAACSKADNGGTSAGNASKEQTNNGGGSAPEPVELKFMLFGDKPADMDKVLAEFEKRTKDTLNTKINIEFNPNADHKQKVKLKLAAGEEVDAVFDAAWMNLTQNISQGYYQELDKYFNNDAYPGLKKAFTPEFLEANKINGHIYVIPFTNFFYDMPVIYIRKDLREKFGMQPIQSNDDLQKYLEKVQQEEPTMIPFGQKGDRGFFKLFEPEGKITNVRTDPNFISGTGVSFNVALSGDGKKVLGATTLGDPEADFAKFPAPFNSSDYFYNRYDKYVEWNKYVQKDVLNEKDAEALFVSGKSAAMEGTINGSSTKRQKLQKSVPGADLEYYMYKSNYRSLQPGAIPTDFKAWNDIAIPVTSKNIERTMKFFDWMFSSQDNHDLIELGIEGEHWTKDGDKGYKGTANTPNYIFPGYEMTWNPIMSRISSDNDAEAIKILEYQGKMDSYYKIPAAGFTFNPEPVKTEIAMVQPKWQESVQLFNVGLDKNWKADAVKLNEELRSLGLEKIRAELIKQLQAYLDNGGK, translated from the coding sequence ATGAAGAGACAGTTGAAACGCTTGTCCATGCTGTTTGTGGTCACGGCAATGATGGTAACGGTGTTTGCCGCTTGCTCCAAGGCCGACAACGGCGGCACATCAGCAGGCAATGCGAGCAAAGAGCAGACAAATAACGGCGGGGGAAGCGCTCCGGAACCGGTAGAGCTCAAATTCATGCTGTTCGGGGACAAACCTGCGGACATGGATAAGGTACTGGCTGAATTCGAAAAACGTACGAAAGATACTCTTAACACGAAAATCAATATTGAGTTCAATCCGAATGCCGATCATAAACAAAAAGTGAAGCTGAAGCTTGCGGCAGGAGAAGAAGTTGACGCTGTGTTTGACGCAGCCTGGATGAACCTGACCCAAAATATCAGTCAAGGCTACTATCAGGAGCTCGATAAATATTTCAATAACGATGCATATCCGGGTCTCAAGAAAGCGTTTACTCCCGAATTCCTGGAAGCAAATAAAATAAACGGGCATATTTATGTCATTCCTTTTACAAACTTCTTCTACGATATGCCGGTTATTTACATCCGGAAGGATCTTCGCGAGAAGTTCGGCATGCAGCCGATCCAGTCGAATGATGATCTGCAGAAATATCTGGAGAAGGTACAGCAGGAAGAACCGACGATGATCCCATTCGGTCAGAAGGGCGACCGCGGTTTCTTCAAATTATTTGAGCCGGAAGGCAAAATAACGAATGTGCGGACAGATCCGAACTTTATCAGCGGAACCGGTGTATCGTTCAACGTCGCACTGTCGGGTGACGGCAAGAAGGTTCTCGGCGCTACAACGCTTGGCGATCCGGAAGCCGATTTCGCAAAATTCCCGGCGCCTTTCAACTCTTCGGACTACTTCTACAACCGTTATGACAAATATGTGGAATGGAACAAATACGTCCAAAAAGACGTGTTGAACGAGAAAGATGCCGAAGCGCTGTTTGTTTCCGGTAAATCAGCTGCGATGGAAGGCACGATTAACGGATCCTCCACCAAAAGGCAAAAACTGCAGAAGTCTGTTCCGGGTGCCGACCTTGAATACTACATGTATAAGTCCAATTACCGGTCCCTGCAGCCAGGCGCAATTCCGACAGACTTTAAAGCCTGGAACGACATTGCCATTCCGGTTACATCGAAAAACATCGAGCGTACCATGAAATTCTTCGATTGGATGTTCAGCAGCCAAGACAACCACGATCTGATAGAGCTTGGCATCGAAGGAGAGCACTGGACGAAGGACGGCGACAAGGGCTACAAAGGAACGGCGAATACGCCAAATTATATATTCCCGGGCTACGAAATGACGTGGAATCCGATTATGTCCAGAATCAGCTCTGATAATGACGCAGAAGCGATCAAAATTTTGGAATATCAAGGTAAGATGGATTCGTATTATAAAATTCCGGCTGCAGGATTTACCTTCAACCCCGAGCCGGTCAAGACTGAAATCGCAATGGTACAACCGAAATGGCAGGAATCCGTTCAACTCTTCAACGTCGGTTTGGATAAGAACTGGAAAGCTGACGCTGTCAAGCTGAACGAAGAGCTCCGTTCGCTCGGACTTGAAAAAATCCGCGCCGAATTGATTAAACAGCTGCAAGCTTACCTTGATAACGGCGGTAAATAA